One window from the genome of Pararhizobium gei encodes:
- a CDS encoding AMP-binding protein — MLPIRETYESLRRDFCWQIPETFNIGTAVSDAWALHEPERICLQHFSPDGRHLSLSYGDFALRSSSFAAGLLAQGCCTGDRVAILLPQCFETAIAHAAIYKLGAIALPLALLFGAEALEYRLRDAGACAVVTNRFGLERLAAVRNRLPDLKSIILTEDEASGTVSFDDVSSHDAADFVPADTAPDDPALMIYTSGTTGPPKGTLHGHRVLLGHIPGFQFHHAFLPQPGDRMWTPADWAWAGGLLNALLPSLMLGVPVVSSPGQKFDPHTAFRILEEMDVRNAFIPPTALRLMKAIENPRSIYTLNLRTIGSAGEALGRETFEQASAAFGVPVNEFYGQTECNIVVSSAANLGVLKPGSMGKPAPGHEVAIIDLNGRALGVDEVGQVAVRRPDPVMFLGYWRNEAATTAKFIGDWMTTGDQGVMDSEGYITFFGRDDDVITSSGYRIGPGEIEDCLAGHPSVQLAAAIGKPDPVRTEIVKAYIVLKPGQVASPDLAAEIRDWVKSRLSMHEYPREIEFVDSLPLTTSGKVIRRLLRERAAADAGAT; from the coding sequence ATGCTTCCGATCCGAGAGACCTATGAGAGTTTGCGGCGTGATTTCTGCTGGCAGATTCCGGAGACGTTCAATATCGGCACGGCCGTAAGCGATGCCTGGGCGTTGCATGAGCCCGAGCGCATATGCCTGCAGCATTTCAGTCCGGACGGGCGGCACCTCTCGCTGTCATATGGCGACTTCGCGCTGCGGTCGTCCTCCTTTGCCGCAGGGCTTCTCGCGCAGGGCTGTTGCACGGGAGACCGGGTCGCAATTCTGTTGCCGCAATGCTTCGAGACTGCCATTGCCCACGCCGCCATTTACAAGCTCGGGGCCATTGCCCTGCCGCTCGCATTGCTTTTCGGGGCCGAGGCGCTGGAGTACCGCCTCCGGGACGCAGGTGCCTGTGCTGTCGTCACCAACAGGTTCGGACTGGAGAGGCTGGCTGCTGTCCGGAATCGCCTGCCGGATTTGAAATCGATCATTCTGACCGAGGACGAAGCGTCCGGCACCGTGTCGTTTGATGACGTGTCCAGCCATGACGCGGCAGATTTCGTTCCCGCCGATACGGCACCGGACGATCCGGCCCTGATGATCTATACGTCCGGAACGACCGGGCCGCCCAAGGGCACCTTGCATGGACACCGTGTCCTGCTCGGCCATATTCCCGGCTTCCAGTTCCACCACGCCTTTCTGCCTCAGCCGGGCGACAGGATGTGGACGCCGGCCGACTGGGCCTGGGCCGGGGGGCTTTTGAATGCGCTCCTGCCATCGCTGATGCTGGGCGTCCCCGTCGTTTCTTCGCCCGGACAGAAGTTCGATCCGCACACGGCATTCCGCATTTTGGAAGAGATGGATGTTCGCAACGCCTTCATTCCCCCGACAGCCCTTCGCCTGATGAAGGCGATCGAAAATCCCCGCTCGATCTACACGCTCAATCTGCGCACGATCGGCTCGGCCGGGGAGGCGCTCGGGCGCGAAACCTTCGAACAGGCAAGCGCAGCCTTCGGCGTTCCGGTCAACGAGTTTTATGGGCAGACCGAATGCAACATCGTTGTGTCGTCCGCGGCCAATCTCGGTGTTCTGAAACCTGGCTCGATGGGAAAGCCTGCGCCCGGACACGAGGTTGCCATCATCGATCTCAATGGGCGCGCACTCGGCGTCGATGAAGTCGGACAGGTTGCCGTTCGTCGGCCCGATCCTGTGATGTTCCTTGGCTACTGGCGTAACGAGGCGGCGACGACCGCCAAATTCATCGGCGACTGGATGACGACAGGCGACCAGGGTGTCATGGATAGCGAAGGTTATATCACCTTTTTCGGGCGCGATGACGATGTGATTACGTCGTCCGGGTACAGGATCGGCCCGGGGGAAATCGAGGACTGTCTCGCCGGCCATCCGTCGGTTCAACTTGCAGCAGCCATCGGGAAACCGGATCCCGTGCGCACGGAGATCGTCAAGGCTTATATCGTCCTGAAGCCCGGACAGGTGGCGAGCCCGGATCTTGCCGCGGAGATTCGCGACTGGGTCAAGAGCCGGCTGTCCATGCACGAATATCCGCGCGAAATCGAATTCGTCGACAGCCTGCCCCTGACGACCTCGGGAAAGGTCATTCGACGCCTGCTGCGCGAACGGGCGGCAGCGGATGCCGGTGCTACTTAG
- a CDS encoding response regulator — MEKPLLLVVEDEPLLHLAIEDALEEAGYAVLFVSSGDAATTELDADAARFKGVITDIRLGSKISGWQVAQRAREHTPEMPVVYMTGDSAHDWASKGVPNSLILQKPFAMAQLVTAISQLINGGTGTQI, encoded by the coding sequence ATGGAAAAGCCGCTCCTGCTGGTGGTGGAAGACGAGCCCCTTCTTCATTTGGCAATCGAGGACGCCCTGGAAGAGGCCGGCTATGCCGTGCTGTTTGTATCGAGCGGCGACGCCGCCACGACTGAACTGGATGCAGATGCTGCGCGTTTCAAAGGCGTGATCACCGATATTCGCCTGGGGTCGAAAATCTCCGGCTGGCAAGTGGCCCAGCGTGCCCGTGAGCATACGCCGGAGATGCCGGTCGTTTATATGACGGGTGACAGCGCCCACGATTGGGCGTCTAAAGGAGTGCCCAACAGTCTTATTCTACAGAAGCCCTTTGCAATGGCCCAACTGGTCACCGCGATCTCTCAACTGATCAACGGTGGAACTGGTACGCAAATCTAA
- a CDS encoding DUF6894 family protein: protein MAFFYFQVTDNDGVMPGDEPFEFTDLEVAVAQAKIVLAEIARDGLPSNQNSILEVQLEDEHHVPLAKVSLRLEIAYP, encoded by the coding sequence ATGGCTTTCTTTTACTTTCAAGTGACTGACAACGATGGCGTGATGCCGGGAGATGAGCCCTTCGAGTTTACTGATCTCGAGGTTGCCGTTGCACAGGCGAAGATCGTGCTTGCCGAAATCGCCCGCGACGGTCTCCCGAGTAATCAGAACAGCATTTTGGAAGTGCAGTTGGAGGACGAACATCACGTGCCGCTCGCCAAGGTTTCTCTTAGGCTTGAGATCGCGTACCCGTAG
- a CDS encoding lipopolysaccharide biosynthesis protein, translating to MAACHTAGRLLPPALRDRLSPLFARLEPVLTSSDAKYLAQRTALVAFAIRVVSAAIAFVSQIILARIMGEFEYGIFVFVWVLVVLFGNLSCLGFHTAIIRFLPQYHARDALPEIRGLTTTVRVFALLSATALAAVGIAGLWLFGDTIDAFYLVPLYLGIFSLPMIALGDVMDGTSRAHSWAVSALSPTYLIRPLLILGFMMLAIAGGEPHSARTAMIAAMAATYVTTVTQFFILGRRLRRRYLKGPHRIEFGTWIRVALPIFLIEGFGFMLTNSDVIIVGLYLDPQSVAIYFAAAKTMALVHFVMFSVKAAASPRFSAAMADPDRQQLAVIAIESAKWSFWPSLIVGGAVLACGTLLLSLFGAAFVSGYPLMAILFAGIMAKALVGPAEAFLTMAGQQTLCVFLYAGALLANLALNATLIPLFGLTGAALATTGAMIVEATLLHIAVRRTFGIVLFAFADPHARLIKPEAARS from the coding sequence ATGGCAGCGTGTCACACGGCCGGACGTTTATTGCCGCCCGCATTGCGGGACCGGTTGTCGCCGTTGTTCGCCAGGCTCGAGCCGGTTCTCACCAGCAGCGATGCGAAATATCTTGCGCAGCGAACCGCACTTGTCGCCTTTGCCATACGTGTCGTCAGCGCCGCGATCGCTTTCGTGTCCCAAATCATTCTCGCCCGCATCATGGGCGAATTCGAATATGGCATTTTCGTTTTCGTCTGGGTGCTGGTCGTCCTGTTCGGCAATCTTTCCTGCCTCGGCTTTCACACCGCCATCATCCGTTTCCTGCCGCAATACCACGCGCGGGATGCCCTGCCCGAAATCCGGGGACTGACGACGACGGTGCGCGTTTTTGCCCTCCTGTCGGCAACGGCGCTGGCGGCAGTCGGGATCGCTGGCCTCTGGCTTTTCGGCGACACCATCGACGCCTTTTATCTCGTGCCGCTTTATCTCGGGATATTTTCCCTGCCAATGATTGCCCTGGGCGATGTCATGGATGGCACGTCACGGGCGCATAGCTGGGCAGTCTCGGCGCTAAGCCCGACCTACCTCATCCGCCCGCTTCTCATTCTCGGTTTCATGATGCTCGCCATTGCCGGCGGGGAGCCACATAGCGCCCGAACAGCCATGATCGCGGCGATGGCCGCCACCTATGTGACGACCGTCACGCAATTTTTCATTCTCGGCAGACGGTTGCGGCGACGATACTTGAAGGGGCCACACCGCATCGAATTCGGCACATGGATCCGGGTGGCGCTGCCGATCTTCCTGATCGAGGGCTTTGGCTTCATGCTGACCAATTCCGACGTGATCATCGTCGGCCTTTACCTTGATCCGCAAAGCGTCGCCATTTATTTCGCCGCAGCAAAAACCATGGCGCTGGTGCATTTCGTGATGTTCTCGGTCAAGGCTGCGGCGTCGCCACGCTTTTCGGCGGCCATGGCGGATCCGGATCGACAGCAGCTCGCCGTCATTGCCATCGAGAGCGCCAAATGGTCCTTCTGGCCGTCGCTGATCGTGGGCGGAGCGGTGCTGGCCTGCGGCACGCTGTTGCTGTCCCTGTTTGGTGCGGCCTTCGTTTCCGGTTATCCGCTGATGGCGATCCTGTTTGCAGGGATCATGGCAAAAGCGCTTGTCGGACCTGCCGAGGCCTTTCTGACCATGGCCGGGCAGCAGACGCTCTGTGTCTTTCTCTACGCTGGCGCGCTTCTTGCGAATCTGGCCCTCAACGCCACGCTCATACCGCTTTTCGGTCTCACCGGCGCGGCACTTGCCACGACAGGCGCGATGATCGTCGAAGCCACACTTCTTCATATCGCGGTCCGCCGCACGTTCGGTATCGTCCTTTTCGCCTTTGCCGATCCGCACGCAAGACTCATCAAACCGGAGGCAGCCCGATCATGA
- a CDS encoding Crp/Fnr family transcriptional regulator: MINPLISNLKSHDTLTLHEEKVLSRLFTRDKRVLVDEDIVLQGSRPPFSTLLLEGISARYRVMEDGSRQITAINIAGDFVDLHAFMVKTMDHGIVALTPCHIAFADHSDLKILTEQEPHLTRLFWLTTVIDAAIHREWIVAMGRRTKKAHLAHLVCELFLRLQVVGLTIGRSFSLPLSQVELADVLGLSVVHLNKTLQGLRKDGVLTWADRTVEIFDWDRLLEIAEFDATYLNLAVEPR; encoded by the coding sequence GTGATCAATCCACTGATTTCCAATTTGAAATCACATGATACGCTGACGCTGCATGAGGAAAAGGTACTCAGTCGGTTGTTCACGCGCGACAAGCGCGTCCTCGTCGATGAGGATATTGTACTTCAAGGGTCGCGCCCGCCTTTCAGTACGCTGCTTCTGGAAGGCATCTCTGCGCGCTACCGGGTCATGGAAGACGGCAGTCGGCAGATAACGGCTATCAACATCGCCGGGGATTTTGTTGATCTCCACGCTTTCATGGTCAAGACCATGGATCATGGCATCGTCGCCTTGACACCATGTCATATCGCTTTCGCAGATCATTCCGACCTGAAAATCCTGACCGAGCAGGAGCCCCATCTAACGCGGCTTTTCTGGCTCACGACCGTCATCGACGCCGCGATTCATCGAGAATGGATTGTCGCGATGGGCAGGAGAACAAAGAAAGCCCATCTGGCACATCTTGTCTGCGAGTTGTTTCTCCGCTTACAGGTCGTGGGGCTTACCATAGGAAGAAGCTTTTCGCTCCCTTTGTCGCAGGTGGAGCTCGCCGATGTTCTCGGCCTGTCGGTCGTGCATCTGAACAAGACGCTGCAGGGCCTGCGCAAAGATGGTGTATTGACCTGGGCCGACCGCACTGTGGAAATTTTCGACTGGGATCGGCTGCTGGAAATTGCAGAGTTCGATGCGACTTATCTCAACCTGGCCGTCGAGCCACGGTAG
- a CDS encoding GNAT family N-acetyltransferase: protein MTGNQHIPDDANSRSARVLGGLVPPPPARPLAENTIAIGRPGRELCVYPARHGYELQAELDFLSHRALEPNVFFTGRFLAPAMPRLEDRIIRLALIRDNDERRSRIRFLMPFSIEKPGFSMGAAIIRAWSNPFGPLGVPLLDAEEAAETIDNLYEALADPSAGMPGVLVLPDIRLKGKFAQMARAVAIGRNLPLTVTDTFTRPMLESLQDGDTYLSQAISSHHVRELRRQWKNLSLLGPLSYNVARQPTEIRLRMEEFLALEASGWKGRQRTAMVLDRYRAAFAREAITNLAEADSVRIHTIDLNGTAIASMIVFMMGGDAYTWKTAFDEAYAKYSPGKLLMTELTEWHLDDANIVRSDSCAVPDHPVMSRFWQEREDMGTLVIGLAQNRDRDVRQVAAQLHLYRNTRNMARLLRDKIRALAPRRSK from the coding sequence ATGACTGGCAACCAGCATATTCCGGATGACGCCAACAGCCGTTCGGCCCGTGTTCTCGGCGGCCTCGTGCCGCCGCCGCCTGCTCGCCCCCTTGCCGAAAACACGATCGCGATCGGCCGTCCGGGCCGGGAACTTTGCGTCTATCCCGCCCGCCACGGCTACGAATTGCAGGCCGAACTGGACTTTCTGTCCCATCGGGCCTTGGAGCCCAACGTGTTCTTCACCGGGCGCTTCCTCGCTCCCGCCATGCCGCGACTGGAGGACCGGATCATCCGTCTGGCCCTGATCCGCGACAATGACGAGCGTCGCAGCCGGATCCGTTTCCTCATGCCGTTCTCAATCGAAAAACCCGGATTTTCCATGGGCGCGGCCATCATTCGCGCCTGGTCGAACCCCTTCGGACCGCTGGGTGTACCATTGCTCGATGCGGAGGAAGCGGCAGAGACGATCGACAATCTTTACGAAGCGCTCGCCGACCCCTCGGCTGGAATGCCCGGCGTCCTCGTCCTGCCTGATATTCGGCTGAAGGGAAAATTCGCCCAGATGGCGCGCGCGGTTGCCATCGGCCGCAACCTGCCGCTCACCGTCACGGACACGTTTACCCGACCCATGCTGGAAAGCCTTCAGGACGGCGATACCTATCTGAGCCAGGCCATAAGCTCGCACCACGTGCGCGAACTTCGGCGCCAATGGAAAAATCTGAGCCTGCTTGGGCCCCTCTCCTACAATGTGGCGCGCCAGCCGACGGAAATCCGGCTGCGCATGGAGGAATTTCTTGCGCTGGAGGCAAGCGGCTGGAAGGGGCGGCAGCGCACGGCCATGGTGCTCGATCGATACCGCGCCGCCTTTGCGCGGGAGGCGATCACCAATCTTGCCGAAGCCGACAGCGTCCGCATCCACACGATCGACCTCAACGGCACAGCCATCGCGTCGATGATTGTTTTCATGATGGGCGGTGACGCCTATACTTGGAAGACGGCCTTTGACGAAGCCTACGCAAAATATTCGCCCGGCAAGCTTCTGATGACGGAATTGACCGAGTGGCATCTCGACGACGCCAACATCGTTCGCTCAGACAGTTGCGCCGTGCCGGATCACCCGGTGATGAGCCGCTTCTGGCAGGAGCGCGAGGATATGGGCACGCTGGTGATCGGTCTTGCCCAGAACCGTGACCGCGATGTGCGGCAGGTTGCGGCGCAGTTGCATCTCTACCGCAATACCCGCAACATGGCGCGGCTGCTACGCGACAAGATCAGGGCACTGGCGCCACGCCGGTCTAAGTAG
- the secA gene encoding preprotein translocase subunit SecA, giving the protein MVSLGGLARKIFGSSNDRRVRGYKAKVDAINALEAETQALSDEALAAKTVEFRQQLADGKTLDDLLVPAFAVVREAARRTLGLRPFDVQLIGGIILHEKSIAEMKTGEGKTLVATLPVYLNALAGRGVHVVTVNDYLAARDSATMNRIYSFLGMTTGVIVHGLNDDQRREAYACDITYATNNELGFDYLRDNMKYERNQMVQRGHFFAIVDEVDSILVDEARTPLIISGPLDDRSDLYNTIDAFIPLLSPEDYEIDEKQRSANFSEDGTEKLENLLRQANLLKGETLYDIENVAIVHHVNNALKAHKLFQKDKDYIVRNDEIVIIDEFTGRMMPGRRYSEGQHQALEAKEKVAIQPENQTLASVTFQNYFRMYEKLGGMTGTASTEAEEFGNIYGLEVVEVPTNLPIKRIDEDDEVYRTTEEKFKAIIAEIMDSHKRSQPVLVGTTSIEKSELLAGLLKQTGFTDFQVLNARYHEQEAYIVSQAGVPGAVTIATNMAGRGTDIQLGGNLEMRIAAELGDMEHGPERDAKEAAIKAEVQRLKDVALAAGGLYVLATERHESRRIDNQLRGRSGRQGDPGRSKFFLSLQDDLMRIFGSDRMDGMLQKLGLKEGESIVHPWINKALERAQKKVEARNFDTRKNLLKYDDVLNDQRKVIFEQRIELMDATDISETVADMRHEVIDDIVTKRIPEKAYAEQWDVQGLKTDVQNSLNLDLPIVEWAAEEGIDDSDIRERITAEADKAAADRAERFGAEIMLYVERSVVLQTIDHLWREHIVNLDHLRSVVGFRGYAQRDPLQEYKSEAFELFQALLANLRQAVTAQLMRVELVREAAEAPQPVPPEMVGHHIDPLTGEDDFGASAGLNFVEPQNRDPQDPSSWGKVSRNEPCPCGSGKKYKHCHGAFEA; this is encoded by the coding sequence ATGGTCAGTCTCGGCGGCCTCGCCCGCAAAATTTTCGGGTCATCGAACGACCGGCGCGTGCGCGGTTACAAGGCCAAGGTCGATGCCATCAACGCACTGGAAGCCGAAACACAGGCGCTTTCCGATGAGGCGCTGGCAGCAAAGACCGTCGAATTCCGCCAGCAGCTTGCCGACGGCAAGACATTGGATGATCTGCTCGTGCCGGCATTCGCGGTCGTGCGCGAGGCGGCGCGCCGGACGCTGGGCCTGCGCCCCTTCGACGTCCAGCTGATCGGCGGCATCATCCTGCATGAGAAATCGATCGCTGAAATGAAGACGGGTGAAGGCAAGACGCTGGTAGCGACCCTGCCGGTCTATCTCAATGCGCTCGCCGGCCGCGGTGTGCATGTCGTGACCGTCAACGACTACCTCGCCGCCCGCGACTCGGCGACCATGAACCGCATATATTCGTTTCTCGGCATGACCACAGGCGTCATTGTTCACGGCCTGAACGATGACCAGCGCCGCGAGGCCTATGCCTGCGATATCACCTACGCCACAAATAACGAGCTCGGCTTCGACTATCTCCGCGACAACATGAAATATGAGCGCAACCAGATGGTTCAGCGCGGCCATTTCTTTGCGATCGTTGATGAAGTGGACTCGATCCTTGTCGATGAGGCGCGGACCCCGCTGATCATCTCGGGACCGCTTGACGACCGCTCGGATCTCTACAATACGATTGATGCCTTCATTCCGCTCCTGTCGCCGGAGGATTACGAAATCGACGAGAAGCAGCGCTCGGCGAACTTCTCCGAGGACGGCACGGAAAAGCTCGAAAATCTTTTACGGCAGGCCAATCTGCTGAAGGGCGAAACACTCTACGACATCGAGAATGTCGCCATCGTCCATCACGTCAACAATGCGCTGAAAGCGCATAAGCTGTTCCAGAAGGACAAGGACTACATTGTTCGTAACGACGAGATCGTCATCATCGACGAGTTCACCGGCCGTATGATGCCGGGCCGCCGCTATTCGGAAGGTCAGCATCAGGCGCTGGAAGCGAAGGAAAAAGTGGCTATCCAGCCGGAAAATCAGACGCTAGCCTCCGTCACCTTCCAGAACTACTTCCGCATGTATGAAAAGCTTGGCGGCATGACCGGCACCGCCTCGACCGAAGCTGAGGAATTCGGTAACATCTATGGCCTCGAGGTTGTGGAAGTACCGACCAATCTGCCGATCAAGCGCATCGACGAGGACGACGAGGTCTATCGGACCACCGAAGAAAAGTTCAAGGCCATCATCGCCGAGATCATGGACAGCCACAAGCGCAGCCAGCCGGTTCTGGTGGGCACCACCTCGATCGAGAAATCCGAGTTGCTGGCCGGGCTTCTGAAGCAGACCGGCTTTACCGATTTCCAGGTTCTCAACGCCCGCTATCACGAGCAGGAGGCCTATATCGTTTCCCAGGCCGGCGTTCCCGGTGCGGTAACGATCGCCACCAACATGGCGGGCCGCGGCACCGACATCCAGCTCGGCGGCAACCTTGAGATGCGCATCGCCGCCGAACTGGGCGACATGGAGCACGGACCTGAGCGTGACGCCAAGGAAGCCGCGATCAAGGCCGAAGTCCAGCGCCTGAAGGACGTCGCGCTTGCCGCCGGCGGCCTTTACGTTCTGGCCACCGAACGCCACGAAAGTCGCCGCATCGACAACCAGCTGCGTGGCCGTTCGGGCCGTCAGGGCGATCCGGGTCGCTCGAAATTCTTCCTGTCCCTGCAGGACGACCTGATGCGGATCTTCGGCTCCGACCGCATGGACGGCATGCTGCAGAAGCTCGGCCTCAAGGAAGGCGAATCCATCGTTCATCCCTGGATCAACAAGGCCCTGGAGCGCGCGCAGAAGAAGGTCGAGGCCCGCAACTTCGACACCCGCAAGAACCTCCTGAAATATGACGACGTGCTCAACGATCAGCGCAAGGTGATCTTCGAGCAGCGTATCGAACTGATGGATGCCACCGATATTTCCGAAACCGTGGCCGACATGCGCCACGAGGTCATCGACGATATCGTGACCAAGCGTATCCCGGAAAAGGCCTATGCCGAGCAATGGGACGTTCAGGGTCTGAAGACCGACGTTCAGAATTCCCTCAATCTCGACCTGCCGATCGTCGAATGGGCGGCCGAGGAAGGCATCGATGACAGCGATATCCGCGAGCGCATCACGGCGGAAGCAGACAAGGCCGCCGCGGATCGTGCCGAGCGTTTCGGGGCCGAGATCATGCTCTACGTCGAACGCTCGGTGGTCCTGCAGACGATTGACCATCTGTGGCGCGAACACATCGTCAATCTCGACCATCTGCGCTCCGTCGTCGGCTTCCGCGGCTATGCCCAGCGCGACCCTTTGCAGGAATACAAGTCTGAAGCCTTCGAACTTTTCCAGGCCCTTCTGGCGAACCTTCGCCAGGCTGTAACGGCGCAGTTGATGCGTGTGGAACTGGTGCGCGAAGCCGCCGAAGCCCCGCAGCCGGTGCCACCGGAGATGGTGGGCCATCATATCGATCCGCTGACCGGCGAAGACGATTTCGGGGCGAGTGCCGGACTGAACTTCGTCGAACCGCAGAACCGCGATCCACAGGATCCCTCAAGCTGGGGCAAGGTTTCCCGCAACGAGCCCTGCCCCTGCGGTTCGGGCAAGAAGTACAAGCATTGCCACGGCGCGTTCGAAGCGTAG
- a CDS encoding peptidylprolyl isomerase has product MLKYKLLAAVAAISVMAVQAPSFAQDAADPVIAKVAGAAIHKSELDLAMTGLDPQLAQLPEEQKRAAALSGLIDVKLLAKDAEKEGLQDDAAFKKRLAYLTERELHNAFFKKHVVDAVKPDEVKARYDAEIAKIPAQEEAKARHILVKTEDEAKAIIKDLDGGKDFATLAKEKSTDPNKADGGDLGYFTKDRMVPEFSEAAFKLEKGKYTQTPVKTQFGYHVILLEDKRKQAPPPLEQVEPQVKQLVMRDKYIELLTKAKADAGVDITDPALKKAYDEANKEEAAN; this is encoded by the coding sequence ATGTTGAAATACAAGTTGCTTGCGGCCGTTGCCGCGATATCCGTCATGGCTGTCCAAGCGCCGTCGTTTGCGCAGGACGCCGCAGATCCGGTCATTGCCAAGGTCGCCGGAGCGGCAATTCACAAGTCGGAACTCGATCTTGCGATGACGGGTCTTGACCCTCAGCTGGCGCAGTTGCCGGAAGAGCAGAAGCGCGCAGCTGCGCTGTCCGGGCTGATCGACGTGAAGCTGTTGGCCAAGGATGCGGAAAAGGAAGGTCTGCAGGACGACGCAGCCTTCAAAAAACGCCTTGCCTATCTGACGGAGCGCGAACTGCATAACGCCTTCTTCAAGAAACATGTGGTCGATGCCGTCAAGCCGGACGAAGTGAAGGCGCGGTACGATGCCGAAATCGCCAAGATCCCGGCCCAGGAAGAAGCGAAGGCCCGTCACATTCTGGTGAAGACCGAGGACGAAGCCAAGGCGATCATCAAGGATCTGGATGGCGGCAAGGATTTCGCGACCCTTGCCAAGGAAAAATCGACCGATCCGAACAAGGCCGATGGCGGCGATCTCGGATACTTCACCAAGGACCGCATGGTTCCGGAATTCTCCGAGGCAGCCTTCAAGCTGGAGAAGGGCAAGTATACGCAAACCCCGGTCAAGACACAGTTCGGCTATCACGTCATCCTGCTTGAGGATAAGCGCAAGCAGGCGCCACCGCCGCTGGAACAGGTCGAACCGCAGGTCAAGCAACTCGTCATGCGCGACAAATATATCGAGCTTCTGACCAAGGCGAAGGCCGATGCCGGGGTCGATATCACCGATCCTGCTCTGAAGAAGGCCTATGACGAGGCCAACAAGGAAGAAGCGGCGAATTGA
- the argJ gene encoding bifunctional glutamate N-acetyltransferase/amino-acid acetyltransferase ArgJ, protein MSGSISPLAPKSFVDMPPVRGVRMATAAAGIKYKNRTDVLLMVFDEPAAVAGVFTRSRCPSAPVDFCRQNLSNGVARAVVVNSGNANAFTGKKGRAATELTAQSAAQAVGCATDEVFLASTGVIGEPLDATKFAGVLGDMTRNATGDFWFEAAKAIMTTDTYPKVATRSADIGGVSVIINGIAKGAGMIAPDMATMLSFVVTDADIAPDALQVLLSEGTGPSFNSVTVDSDTSTSDTLLLFATAAAAEDGQKKVVDAADPVLAGFRLALNDLLHDLALQVVRDGEGGRKMVAVTVEGAESDEAAKRIALSIANSPLVKTAVAGEDANWGRVVMAVGKSGEMADRDRLAIWFGNIRVAFEGERDPSYSEDAASAVMKEEDIAIRVEIGLGAGRATVYTCDLTKEYVEINGDYRS, encoded by the coding sequence ATGTCCGGTTCCATTTCGCCGCTCGCCCCGAAATCCTTTGTCGATATGCCGCCGGTGCGCGGCGTGCGCATGGCAACGGCCGCCGCTGGCATCAAGTACAAGAACCGCACGGATGTGCTGCTGATGGTCTTCGACGAGCCGGCTGCGGTCGCCGGTGTTTTCACGCGCTCGCGTTGCCCGTCCGCGCCCGTCGATTTCTGCCGCCAGAACCTGTCGAACGGCGTAGCCCGCGCCGTCGTCGTCAATTCCGGCAATGCGAATGCTTTCACCGGCAAGAAGGGCAGGGCGGCGACGGAACTGACGGCGCAGTCCGCTGCTCAGGCGGTCGGCTGTGCCACGGACGAAGTGTTTCTGGCCTCGACCGGGGTGATCGGCGAACCGTTGGACGCCACCAAATTCGCTGGCGTCCTCGGAGACATGACCCGGAATGCTACCGGCGATTTCTGGTTCGAAGCCGCCAAGGCCATCATGACCACCGATACCTATCCCAAGGTTGCCACACGCAGCGCAGACATCGGTGGTGTAAGCGTCATCATAAATGGCATCGCAAAGGGCGCGGGCATGATCGCGCCGGATATGGCGACGATGCTGTCCTTCGTCGTCACGGATGCCGATATCGCGCCTGACGCGCTACAGGTGCTCTTGTCCGAAGGGACCGGCCCCAGCTTCAATTCTGTCACGGTCGACAGCGACACCTCGACATCCGATACGCTTCTTCTTTTTGCGACGGCGGCAGCGGCCGAGGACGGCCAGAAGAAGGTCGTCGATGCGGCCGATCCGGTCCTTGCCGGTTTCCGTCTGGCCCTGAACGACCTGTTACATGATCTGGCGCTCCAGGTTGTGCGGGACGGCGAGGGAGGCCGCAAGATGGTGGCGGTCACCGTCGAAGGCGCGGAAAGCGATGAGGCCGCCAAGCGCATTGCCCTGTCGATCGCCAATTCGCCATTGGTCAAGACGGCGGTTGCAGGGGAAGACGCCAATTGGGGCCGCGTCGTCATGGCTGTCGGCAAGTCGGGCGAGATGGCCGACCGGGACCGGCTGGCGATCTGGTTCGGCAATATCCGTGTTGCCTTCGAAGGGGAGCGCGATCCGTCCTACTCGGAAGACGCGGCGTCTGCCGTGATGAAAGAGGAAGACATCGCAATCCGTGTCGAAATCGGGCTCGGTGCAGGCCGGGCGACGGTCTATACATGCGACCTGACCAAGGAATATGTCGAAATCAATGGCGACTACCGGAGCTGA